ATACAAAGAAGCAGGGATTTATAATGCTGACAGTTTTTTTGGCGTGCTTTACGACCTCACCGATCCAGAATTGTATCCCTTGGCCTGTGAGTGGTTACGAGGAGATGATTTAAGTGAAGAGTCTCTGCAAGAATTAAAAGTTCGACGCTCTATTGAAACAGAAGAAGCTGCCTGGGAAACCTTATCAAACTTAGGCAGAATTTCTACTGAAACTCAGCCGATTGTCTTGTGTTTTGATAATACAGAAACAGGTATGAATTCTGAAGGTGATTTTAATCCACAACCTTTTTTTAACGTTAACACAACTATTCATAATGACGGTCTAAAAAACTTTTTGATAGTTATCAGCTTCCTTACTGATGGCTGGAAGCGAGTTATAGATCGCATTCAAATGTCTGACAAAGCTGGGATTCATCAAGAAGTTCATCTAAAACGTATTAATCTAGATCAAGCAGAAGCACTGTGGGCTTTTCGGCTAAAGCTACTTCACTCTCAAGCTAAGCCTCAGCCTACTTCCTCAATTTTTCCTTTAACTCGCCAAGCACTAGAAATCAAATTTCCCGGTGGTAAAACCGATCCGAGGAATACACTAATTCTGGGTGGGCATCTGTTTGATAAATATAAAAAATCAATAATTGCTACAAGTGATAAAGATGATGAGCGTGATGAGGGTAATAATGCTAATAATGGTAATGATCCAAATGACAAGGTTTTAGCAGCATTCAAATTAATCTGGCAGGATGAATACAAAAAAGCTCAGATAAAAATTATCAAAATTAGCCTTTTAGCAGCACCGGAACTAATTCGGATGTTGGCAGAAGCTTTAGCTGCCTTACAATTTCAGGGAATTAAACCTAAACTATTAAGTGGAAAGTACAGCGGTCATTCCCTCAGTTATGAAAACCCTAATCAGCAAAAAAGGGTAGGAATAGTCTGGACAGAAGATCCCAGTATGACTAGCTTTGTTCATATTATGAATGCTTGCCAGAAAGTGATTCAACAAAATGCTTGTGAAAATCTGCATCTGATTCGTGGTGTTACAGTAGGGAACGGAAAACTTGCCGGATACCAAATATACAAACAAATTTTCACAGGTTCTCAACATCATCATATTAAGCCAACTTTATCCTCTGTTCACTACTTAGCTGCATATCACAGTTTGGTTAATTCTGCACTTGCCAATGAATTAGTAGTGGCAGGCAAACCCGTCAGTTTGAAGGAATTAGAAGATCTAATTCGCAATGCAGAAATTTTGAATAATTGTATTTTATTGCAGGGATTAGGCATTGTGCGAAAAGCTGATATTCCAACAGATAATGGGGATTTTAAGGAGGTGAGAGAATTTTTACTTAATGTAGTGAAAACTCAAGGATACTTAAGTAAAAATACTTTAAATGAAAATGCGGTCAGGAAGTTTTCCGAAGTCAATCAAACTCAAGTTGAGCAATTGATTCAACAGCTAATTAAGGAAAATAAAATCCAACTTGTCAATCCTAAAGACCCGCCAAAAGACCATTTGGTTTGCTTTGTACCTCAAGTTTAGTATCTCATGCCTTACCTCAATGAAGCTTCTGAAATAATAGCTATAATCAACAAATTTGCATCTGCAAAAATCATTTTCGCAGATACAGAAGTAGCTGACTGGAATACCGCATATCCGAGATTATCTCTAATTCAGGTGTTGGCAGATACTGACAATCTGAATGCCGATCGCGCTTATATTCTAGACGTATTGGATAAGCCGGATTTGGTAGCATATTTTGTCAAGCAAATCATGATTAATGCCGAAATCGAAAAGGTTTTTCACAACGCGAGTTACGATTTGAGATTTTTGGGGGGAAGCAAAGCAAAAAATGTGACTTGCACTTTGAGGATGGCGAGGAAAATCACACGCGATCGCCTCTCTGTTTCTAACCTAAAACTCAAAACTTTAGCAGCAGAACTTTGTCAATTTACCAATGTCGATACAGAGGAACAAGCAAGTGATTGGGGACGGCGACCTTTAACTGAAAAACAGTTAAAATATGCTAAATACGATACAGTTTATCTGGCTCACGTACATCAGCGTTTATTAAAAGTAGCTAATCGTAATTATACCACTTCAGAGGAGAGCGCATCAATGCCGCGATCTGAAAAATCCGAAAATACTTCTTTTAGCGTAACCAAAGTTAGAGTTGCGTTTGAATGTCCGCGTTTATTTTATTTGAAGCAACATTTTAATGGAAATACGCAGTTTTTGCCGGACGATCGCACCAAAGGAATTGGTACTATATTCCACAAACTAGCCGAAGAATTTATCAGTACTGCTAAACGCGAACCGCAGTTTCAAGCTTTGTTCGATCCACCAGTAGAAAAATTGAAGGCGGATGCGATCGCTACTCAAATCCAGCAGTTATTTTACATACAAGTATTCTATCCATCCTATCTGCAAACAGCTATTCAACAACAAGATGCAAACCAAGCGACGGCGCTGCATCAAATTTGGCAGGGATTAACCAAACTCATCCGTCACTGGACTGAATTACTGATTAAAAACCGCCGCTATTGTCGTGCGGATGCTGTGATTTCTCGCACTTTGGTTACAGGAGAATTCAGTCTCGAACATAATTTCATTTTACCAGATGGAACGCAGCAAAAGTTAATTGGAAGACTGGATAGTTTAGTTTTTGATTTTGAGAACAAGCGCCTTTGTGTAGTCGAGTACAAAACTTACGAACCAGTCGATCCTTCAGCACAATTAGCACAAGTTTCTCTGTACAGCTATATGCTGAAAGAAAAGAAAAATGTACCAGTTGATTCGGCGGTTTACTGCGTTTTTCCAGAATTCAAAGAATATCGTTATTCCTGGGAACAACTGGAAAATACAGTTCATCAGGTTATTCCTCATAAATTACAGCAAATGCGAGAATGGTTGAGTTGGAAACCACCTCACCCCAATCCGCCGCCACCAACTCCCCAAGCGCACCTTTGTCAGATTTGTCCTCAGCAAGAAAAGTGTCAGAGTTTTTTTACGGTAGAAAGCAGTCAACCTAGTTCTTCTGAAAATGGGATATCTTCTCAAGTATCTGAGACGAAAAAGCAACCTGCACCAACTCCCGACGCAGATGCGATCGCCCAAAAGTTAGTGGAAACTCTCAAGTCTTTTGCTATTAACGTTGATTACCAAGGCGCAGCGATCGGCCCAGCTTTCATCCGCGTTAAGCTCAAACCTCAGCTTGGGGTAAAAGTTGTTTCTATATTAAATAGATATGCCGATCTACAGGTGCAATTAGAGTTAGCTTACCCGCCGATGATTGCACCGCAAGCGGGATATGTCAGTGTAGACTTACCGCGAGCCGATCGTCAAATTGCCAAAATCGAAGATTACATCCAGCATCAGCGATTACCCGCAACAGCACCTGTAAAAATTGCTATTGGTATAAACCTTGATGGCGAATTGGTAGAAGCAGATTTATCCGATCCGAATACCTGTCACTTTTTGGTGGGGGGGACAACTGGTAGCGG
This portion of the Aerosakkonema funiforme FACHB-1375 genome encodes:
- a CDS encoding ATP-binding protein, with amino-acid sequence MASIDDIIRREVNPFDPTTFKPGNFWREKQDAKLTVDSIHQEAIAEIEELLDLIAKDHRSRTVLLTGDTGSGKSYLLGRLKRAFNRKAFFAYIGPWPNNDYIRRHILRYTVDSLMQVPEGQKDSQLMLWLKSLSAFTKRSLKQRIFDESVWQLLRSNRQKFIRHLKDSYKEAGIYNADSFFGVLYDLTDPELYPLACEWLRGDDLSEESLQELKVRRSIETEEAAWETLSNLGRISTETQPIVLCFDNTETGMNSEGDFNPQPFFNVNTTIHNDGLKNFLIVISFLTDGWKRVIDRIQMSDKAGIHQEVHLKRINLDQAEALWAFRLKLLHSQAKPQPTSSIFPLTRQALEIKFPGGKTDPRNTLILGGHLFDKYKKSIIATSDKDDERDEGNNANNGNDPNDKVLAAFKLIWQDEYKKAQIKIIKISLLAAPELIRMLAEALAALQFQGIKPKLLSGKYSGHSLSYENPNQQKRVGIVWTEDPSMTSFVHIMNACQKVIQQNACENLHLIRGVTVGNGKLAGYQIYKQIFTGSQHHHIKPTLSSVHYLAAYHSLVNSALANELVVAGKPVSLKELEDLIRNAEILNNCILLQGLGIVRKADIPTDNGDFKEVREFLLNVVKTQGYLSKNTLNENAVRKFSEVNQTQVEQLIQQLIKENKIQLVNPKDPPKDHLVCFVPQV
- a CDS encoding DNA translocase FtsK — its product is MPYLNEASEIIAIINKFASAKIIFADTEVADWNTAYPRLSLIQVLADTDNLNADRAYILDVLDKPDLVAYFVKQIMINAEIEKVFHNASYDLRFLGGSKAKNVTCTLRMARKITRDRLSVSNLKLKTLAAELCQFTNVDTEEQASDWGRRPLTEKQLKYAKYDTVYLAHVHQRLLKVANRNYTTSEESASMPRSEKSENTSFSVTKVRVAFECPRLFYLKQHFNGNTQFLPDDRTKGIGTIFHKLAEEFISTAKREPQFQALFDPPVEKLKADAIATQIQQLFYIQVFYPSYLQTAIQQQDANQATALHQIWQGLTKLIRHWTELLIKNRRYCRADAVISRTLVTGEFSLEHNFILPDGTQQKLIGRLDSLVFDFENKRLCVVEYKTYEPVDPSAQLAQVSLYSYMLKEKKNVPVDSAVYCVFPEFKEYRYSWEQLENTVHQVIPHKLQQMREWLSWKPPHPNPPPPTPQAHLCQICPQQEKCQSFFTVESSQPSSSENGISSQVSETKKQPAPTPDADAIAQKLVETLKSFAINVDYQGAAIGPAFIRVKLKPQLGVKVVSILNRYADLQVQLELAYPPMIAPQAGYVSVDLPRADRQIAKIEDYIQHQRLPATAPVKIAIGINLDGELVEADLSDPNTCHFLVGGTTGSGKSEFLRSLLLSLLLRHAPDRLKIALVDPKRVTFPEFEGIPWLYSPVVKDSESAISLMNELVTEMEERYRLFEAAGCPDISYYNLQASKPLPRIVCIFDEYADFMAEKEIRNALELCIKRLGAMARAAGIHLIVATQRPEAKVVTPLIRSNLPGRIALRTASEADSVIVLGGDRKAAAYLLGKGDLLYQVGSHLHRLQSLLATIIELPQS